The DNA sequence CCTCAAAAGCTACGGTGTTGAAGATATTGAGATGCTCATTAGTACACATCCGGACTCCGATCATGTAGGAGGCCTTGATGATGTGCTGAAGGCTTTTCCTGTTAAAGCGGTGTACGCGCCAAAAGTAGCCCATACGACAGAGACGTATATGGATTTTCTCCAGGCGGTAAAAGCGGAGGGAGTGAGAATTACATCAGCGAAAGCAGGCGTCATCCTCCCGCTACAAGATGTGACGGCAGCTTTTGTTGGACCGGTAAAAGAATATGCAAGTACGGATTTGAATGATTGGAGTGCGGTTCTTCATCTAACGTATGGTACGACATCCTTCCTTTTTACGGGTGATGCGGAAATCAAGGCGGAAAAGAACATGGTGGCGACGAAACAGCCAATACAGGCAGATGTAATAAAAGTAGGACATCATGGCGCAAGGACGTCAACAAGTGCGGTGTTTATAAAAGCCGTACAGCCAACCTATGCGATCATCAGTGTCGGAAAGAACAGCTATGGCCATCCGCATCCAGAAATTACGAATCGGTTAAAAGCGGAGAAGATAACAACGCTTCGAACGGATCAAAAAGGCACCATTACAGCTATGAGTGACGGGAAGACGATATCTTTTACAACCGAGCGGTAGGGAGGTAGAGTGATGAGGCATAAGAAAATCATTCTGGATCGTTTTGAAGAAAACATAGCGGTACTTGAGATAGAGGGCGAGAGTCGGGATGTGCCTAGAACCCTGCTTCCCAAAGACGCCAAGCCTGGCGATGTACTTGTGCTAACAGATGGAAAGTATATGATTGATGAAAAAACCACAGATGAGCGAAGGAAAGCTGTGCAAAGACTGATGAATGAGTTATGGGAAGACTAGAAATTGAATGAGTCGTACATAAACAACCGACCTTATTTTGGGTCGGTTGTTTTGTGGATAGGATAAATTTTTTGATTATACATGTAAATTAGCGCAACTTTTTCCTTTTATTTGAAGTATAAAATTGTAAAAAAAGGAAGTGGTTAGATGGAGATGAATGATTCAATCATTTTAATCATTGTTGCTATAAATTTCTTGCTAATTGGTATTCTGCCCTTCTTATCTTCGCTTAAAGCTAAATATTATACGTGCTTGATCTATATAGCGTTCAATCGAGAGGAATATACAAAAATTCAAAGCAAGTTGAAATCGAAAAATGTGTCCTTTTTGGTAAAGACCAGCTCTCATAAGGATTATTCTATCGTGACGGGAGCATCAGAGGACACCAAATGCCAACAATACCACATTTATGTTCAGGAGAGAACTAAATATAAAGCTAAGAAAGCGATCCACAGCACCTAATGCTTCGTATCATTGAAATGCGTTAGTCTTTACTCTTTTGAAGCGATAGCTTTTTCTGCTTCATTAAATACGTAAGTGCATATGAAAAATTTAAAAATGTTTTCAGCTTCTGGTACACCGTTTCTTCTAAATGTATAAGTTCGCGCGCAATGGCAGGAGAAAATCCTGTAAATAAAGTTTGAATCCCCATCAGGCGTAATGTACTTGTCAGCTTCTGAATATAAGATCCGAAGATACCCAGATCTAAGCCCTGTATATGTTCTGTTGTAACACCCGTAAAATCAACAACGATCGTCGTGACGTTCTTATTATAGGGGCTTTCTATGATTGTCGAAATGATCATCTCAAGCCGTTGGGCTGTTAGCTTACCCGTGATTGGCACAAGATTCGTCTCAGGAATAATCGAAGGAATGATAGGAACAGATATATGCTCGATCATCTGTTTATACTCTTCGAGTTCATTCCTAAGTTGAATAATCTCTTCTCTCAGTACATCATTTTCATTTGTACTCATATCCCGTAGTATCCTCACATTTTTATTTTTGGTGTGTAGCAAAGTGTACGATTCATTCTTCCTTGTCTCTTTCTTTATAAATGTACTACTAAGGGGGCCTTTTTAACAAGGTTCTTATTGTAGGTGAGTCATTGTATTTTTGTTTTATACATTGGGACACATCGGCTGCATATAACAGGAGCTGCATCGTTTACAATAGAAATGGAATGTATTTTTATATCGAATTATAGAAAGGAAGAGATGCATGCTGCCTGTGATCCTGGTTATTGATGATGATAAACACATACGTGAGCTGCTTCGCTTTTATTTAAATAAAGAGGGGTATCATGTAGTGGAAGCTGAGGATGGGAGCGAGGCGTCAGCTATTATCATGCAGCAAACGGTTACGCTTGCCATTATTGATGTCATGCTTCCACATAAGGATGGGTTTGCTATTTGCCGAGAGATCCGCGATCTTCTTGATATCCCGA is a window from the Aneurinibacillus sp. REN35 genome containing:
- a CDS encoding ComEC/Rec2 family competence protein, encoding MVPLGCVPNGEVAPSHQTNTSHTAGELEVHYLDIGQGDSIYIKTPAGEDILIDGGKNAAGKRVVNALKSYGVEDIEMLISTHPDSDHVGGLDDVLKAFPVKAVYAPKVAHTTETYMDFLQAVKAEGVRITSAKAGVILPLQDVTAAFVGPVKEYASTDLNDWSAVLHLTYGTTSFLFTGDAEIKAEKNMVATKQPIQADVIKVGHHGARTSTSAVFIKAVQPTYAIISVGKNSYGHPHPEITNRLKAEKITTLRTDQKGTITAMSDGKTISFTTER
- a CDS encoding DUF3006 domain-containing protein; its protein translation is MRHKKIILDRFEENIAVLEIEGESRDVPRTLLPKDAKPGDVLVLTDGKYMIDEKTTDERRKAVQRLMNELWED
- a CDS encoding STAS domain-containing protein translates to MSTNENDVLREEIIQLRNELEEYKQMIEHISVPIIPSIIPETNLVPITGKLTAQRLEMIISTIIESPYNKNVTTIVVDFTGVTTEHIQGLDLGIFGSYIQKLTSTLRLMGIQTLFTGFSPAIARELIHLEETVYQKLKTFLNFSYALTYLMKQKKLSLQKSKD